The following coding sequences lie in one Cupriavidus sp. WKF15 genomic window:
- a CDS encoding TonB-dependent receptor, with protein sequence MFSTLQHPMQRRTPLAAIAALIVSTAALAQTASEPATGTAPAAATLKEVVVTANPLGSELNDMVAPVSSLSGDALSLRQNSTLGETLDKLPGVSSSYFGPNASRPVIRGLDGDRIKVLQNGGSTVDASTLSYDHAVPVDPLVAERIEVVRGPAALMYGGNAIGGVVNVIDNRIPKEPIEGIGGAVDASATAGGDVARNASALVEAGNGQFAIHADAFARKTSDLHIPGFARSDRLRASQPLPEGETEASGRLPNTSAQQDGGSLGGSYTWADGFIGANYSAYRNEYGTPAEDDVRLKMRQDRFALEGEARNLQANTSGIVESVKGKFSYTDYEHKEIEDGQTGTIFKNQGWDARFEAKHGKIGRMSGVVGTQFGHTQFSALGEEAFVPSTDTDNVALFVFEELPLDSAGDFKLNFGGRLDHSGIRASANGNDRFSDANRSFNATSASAGLLYKLNSLWSLTSNVSYTERAPTFYELYANGPHVATGAWELGDPNANKERATSVDLGMRYKYGPHSASVSGYYSRFANYLALMSTGRARDDAGDVVAPGSPGSLPEFQYLGVPATLYGFEAEGKARLFQKMLTSSDTLDFEARADYVRGENRNTGEPLPRLAPLRLGGALVYGAGPWGARVDVTYAAKQTRVPANDTPTDAYTLLSLALTYKFKTSGTQTLVYLRGDNLTNQEARNASSILRDIAPLPGRSVKVGFRTMF encoded by the coding sequence ATGTTCTCTACCCTGCAACACCCCATGCAGCGGCGCACGCCGCTGGCAGCCATTGCTGCCCTGATTGTCTCCACCGCCGCGCTCGCCCAGACCGCCAGCGAGCCCGCCACCGGCACCGCACCCGCTGCCGCCACCCTCAAGGAAGTGGTGGTCACCGCGAACCCGCTCGGCAGCGAGCTGAACGACATGGTCGCGCCAGTCTCCTCGCTGAGTGGCGATGCGCTGTCGCTGCGCCAGAACAGCACGCTCGGCGAAACGCTGGACAAGCTGCCGGGCGTTTCATCGAGCTACTTCGGTCCCAACGCGAGCCGCCCGGTGATCCGCGGCCTGGATGGCGACCGCATCAAGGTGCTGCAGAACGGCGGCTCCACGGTCGATGCCTCGACGCTGTCCTATGACCACGCGGTGCCGGTCGACCCGCTCGTGGCCGAGCGCATCGAAGTCGTGCGCGGGCCGGCCGCGCTGATGTACGGCGGCAATGCCATTGGCGGCGTGGTCAACGTGATCGACAACCGCATTCCGAAGGAGCCCATCGAAGGCATCGGCGGCGCGGTCGACGCGAGCGCCACCGCCGGCGGCGACGTGGCGCGCAATGCCAGCGCGCTGGTCGAGGCCGGCAACGGCCAGTTCGCGATCCACGCCGACGCGTTCGCGCGCAAGACCAGCGACCTGCATATCCCCGGCTTCGCGCGCAGCGACCGCCTGCGCGCCAGCCAGCCGCTGCCCGAGGGCGAGACCGAGGCCAGCGGCCGCCTGCCCAACACCAGCGCGCAGCAGGACGGCGGCTCGCTGGGCGGCTCCTACACCTGGGCTGACGGCTTCATCGGCGCCAACTACAGCGCCTACCGCAACGAATACGGCACGCCGGCCGAGGACGACGTAAGGCTGAAGATGCGGCAGGACCGCTTTGCGCTCGAAGGCGAGGCACGCAACCTGCAAGCGAACACCTCCGGCATCGTCGAATCGGTCAAAGGCAAGTTCAGCTACACGGACTACGAGCACAAGGAAATCGAGGATGGCCAGACCGGCACCATCTTCAAGAACCAGGGCTGGGACGCGCGCTTCGAAGCCAAGCATGGCAAGATCGGGAGGATGAGCGGGGTGGTCGGCACGCAGTTTGGCCACACGCAGTTTTCGGCCCTGGGCGAGGAAGCGTTCGTGCCGAGCACCGACACCGACAACGTCGCGCTGTTCGTGTTCGAAGAGCTGCCGCTCGACAGCGCCGGCGACTTCAAGCTCAACTTCGGTGGCCGGCTCGATCACAGCGGCATCCGGGCCAGCGCCAACGGCAATGACCGCTTCAGCGATGCCAACCGCAGCTTCAACGCCACCAGTGCCTCGGCAGGCCTGCTCTACAAGCTGAATTCGCTGTGGTCGCTGACCAGCAATGTCTCGTACACCGAACGCGCGCCGACCTTCTACGAGCTGTACGCCAACGGGCCGCACGTGGCCACCGGCGCATGGGAGCTGGGCGACCCCAACGCCAACAAGGAGCGCGCCACCTCCGTCGACCTAGGCATGCGCTACAAGTACGGCCCGCACAGCGCGAGCGTATCGGGCTACTACAGCCGCTTCGCCAACTACCTGGCGCTGATGTCCACGGGCCGCGCGCGCGACGATGCAGGCGATGTCGTCGCCCCGGGCAGTCCCGGCTCGCTGCCCGAGTTCCAGTACCTTGGCGTGCCGGCCACGCTATATGGCTTCGAGGCCGAAGGCAAGGCACGGCTGTTCCAGAAGATGCTGACGTCGAGCGATACGCTGGATTTCGAGGCGCGGGCCGATTACGTGCGCGGCGAGAATCGCAATACCGGTGAACCGTTACCGCGACTGGCGCCGCTGCGCCTTGGCGGCGCGCTGGTCTATGGCGCCGGCCCCTGGGGCGCGCGCGTGGATGTCACTTATGCAGCGAAGCAGACCCGCGTGCCGGCCAACGACACGCCCACTGACGCGTACACGCTGCTGAGCCTGGCCCTCACCTACAAGTTCAAGACTTCCGGCACGCAGACGCTGGTCTACCTGCGCGGGGACAACCTGACCAACCAGGAGGCGCGCAATGCGTCGTCGATCCTCAGGGATATTGCGCCATTGCCGGGGAGAAGTGTGAAGGTGGGATTCAGGACGATGTTCTGA
- the dksA gene encoding RNA polymerase-binding protein DksA — translation MTAATKTKESRSKTGSAAAETLKAQSVKAAPARRDGKAHAGAVEAKGGPRSSKTAASQSETSAPRKHADTAPERTQTPPVGSTRESAATMSSNKLLTEAEILKMSDKDYMNEAQLAFFKHRLEQLRDEILKNADQTTEHLRETVIVPDPADRATIEEEHALELRTRDRERKLLKKVEQSLARIESGDYGWCEETGEPIGVPRLIARPTATLSLEAQQRRELRQKLFGD, via the coding sequence ATGACAGCCGCAACAAAGACGAAAGAAAGCCGCAGCAAGACAGGTAGTGCCGCGGCAGAGACGCTCAAGGCGCAGTCTGTGAAGGCTGCGCCAGCTCGCCGCGACGGTAAGGCTCACGCCGGCGCGGTCGAGGCCAAGGGAGGCCCGCGAAGCAGCAAGACTGCAGCCAGCCAGAGTGAAACGTCCGCCCCGCGCAAGCACGCGGACACAGCACCCGAGCGGACCCAGACGCCGCCGGTCGGATCAACAAGAGAATCAGCAGCAACCATGAGCAGCAACAAACTTCTGACTGAAGCTGAAATCCTGAAGATGAGCGACAAGGATTACATGAACGAAGCGCAGCTCGCCTTCTTCAAGCATCGCCTTGAGCAGCTGCGTGACGAAATCCTGAAGAACGCTGATCAGACCACGGAACACCTGCGCGAAACGGTCATCGTGCCGGATCCGGCTGACCGCGCCACGATCGAGGAAGAGCACGCGCTGGAGCTGCGCACCCGCGACCGCGAGCGCAAGCTGCTCAAGAAGGTCGAGCAGTCGCTCGCCCGCATCGAGTCCGGCGACTACGGCTGGTGCGAGGAAACCGGCGAGCCCATCGGCGTGCCGCGCCTGATCGCCCGTCCGACCGCCACGCTGTCGCTTGAAGCCCAGCAGCGCCGCGAACTGCGCCAGAAGCTGTTCGGCGACTGA
- a CDS encoding GTP-binding protein, which translates to MADRLPVTVLSGFTGAGKSTLLQHLLAANVGKRVGVAGNLAEASRLAGSGSFDLLLLETAGTEDPMAIAEAVLFEDEHGAGTALRLDTLVTVVDASAFLRDVNDAEFLRDRVGPHADDSDEDDRTVVDVLIAQVEFADVIVLNKADLVSADALAQLGAILRAFNPRAEIIPASFGKIPAATVLDAGRFDFEQTAGAPGWLALQRGEPLPESHGVSGFVYRRRRPFHPGRFADLIHTEWMREHGSVLRSKGLFWLASRMGIAGDWAQSGGVCRPAAAGAWWAALDPSEWPADAADRAALEADMLDDGQPAPYGDRRQELALVGLDLDRAALEACLDACLLTDAEMAAGADAWATYADPFPAWEDAFDDKDHDHDHGHHHGHDHAHGDCDCGHPHDH; encoded by the coding sequence ATGGCCGATCGCCTACCCGTTACCGTGCTGTCCGGATTCACTGGTGCCGGCAAGTCCACCTTGCTGCAGCACCTGCTGGCTGCCAACGTCGGCAAGCGCGTGGGTGTGGCCGGCAACCTGGCGGAGGCCAGCAGGCTGGCGGGTAGCGGGAGCTTCGACTTGTTGCTGCTCGAAACCGCGGGCACGGAAGATCCCATGGCAATCGCCGAGGCGGTGCTGTTCGAGGACGAGCACGGCGCCGGCACGGCCCTGCGTCTCGACACGCTGGTCACCGTGGTGGATGCGTCGGCATTCCTGCGCGACGTCAACGATGCCGAGTTCCTGCGTGACCGCGTCGGGCCGCATGCTGATGACAGCGATGAGGACGACCGCACCGTGGTCGACGTGCTGATCGCCCAGGTCGAATTCGCCGACGTGATCGTGCTGAACAAGGCGGACCTCGTCAGCGCGGACGCGCTCGCACAGCTCGGAGCCATCCTGCGCGCGTTCAATCCGCGCGCCGAAATTATCCCGGCAAGCTTCGGCAAGATCCCGGCCGCGACCGTGCTCGACGCCGGCCGCTTCGATTTCGAGCAAACCGCCGGTGCGCCAGGCTGGCTGGCCCTGCAGCGTGGCGAGCCGCTGCCCGAATCGCATGGCGTCAGCGGCTTCGTCTACCGCCGCCGCCGGCCGTTTCACCCTGGCCGCTTTGCCGATCTGATCCACACCGAGTGGATGCGCGAGCATGGCAGCGTGCTGCGCTCCAAGGGCCTGTTCTGGCTGGCCAGCCGCATGGGCATCGCCGGTGACTGGGCCCAGTCAGGCGGCGTATGCCGTCCCGCCGCCGCGGGCGCATGGTGGGCCGCGCTCGATCCGTCCGAATGGCCAGCCGACGCGGCGGACCGCGCCGCGCTCGAGGCCGACATGCTCGACGATGGCCAGCCGGCCCCCTACGGCGACCGCCGCCAGGAACTGGCGCTGGTCGGCCTGGACCTGGACCGCGCCGCGCTGGAAGCGTGCCTCGACGCCTGCCTGCTGACCGACGCCGAGATGGCTGCCGGCGCCGATGCCTGGGCCACTTACGCCGACCCGTTCCCTGCCTGGGAAGACGCCTTCGACGACAAGGACCACGATCACGACCACGGCCATCATCACGGCCATGACCACGCGCATGGCGACTGCGACTGTGGCCACCCGCATGATCACTGA
- a CDS encoding GTP-binding protein yields the protein MSKLIPVTILTGFLGSGKTTLLKRILTEQHGMKIAVIENEFGEENIDNEILVQDGREQIVQMSNGCICCTIRGDLVQALSDLMTRRDAGEIDFDRVVIETTGVANPGPVAQTFFMDDEIASRYLLDAVITLVDAKHGHLQLDKQEEAQRQVGFADAIFITKSDLVSEAEVADLRHRLLHMNPRAPMRQANFGETPIDTIFDLRGFNLNAKLEIDPEFLSADGHDHDHDHGHDHDHEHGEHCGTDCGHDHSHDHHNHHHHTDHIASFVFRSDKPFHYGKLEEFLSGILAVYGEKLLRYKGVLYMEGVDRKVVFQGVHQLMGSDVGAKWEEETPGTKMVFIGVDLPRDAILKGLANCLA from the coding sequence ATGTCCAAACTGATCCCGGTCACGATCCTGACCGGCTTTCTCGGCAGCGGCAAGACCACGCTGCTCAAGCGCATCCTCACCGAGCAGCACGGCATGAAGATCGCCGTCATCGAGAACGAATTCGGCGAAGAAAACATCGACAACGAGATCCTGGTGCAGGACGGCCGCGAGCAGATCGTGCAGATGAGCAACGGCTGCATCTGCTGCACCATCCGGGGCGACCTGGTACAGGCGCTGTCGGACCTGATGACGCGGCGCGACGCGGGTGAGATCGACTTCGACCGCGTCGTCATCGAGACCACCGGCGTGGCCAATCCCGGTCCGGTGGCGCAGACCTTCTTCATGGACGACGAGATCGCCTCGCGCTACCTGCTGGACGCGGTGATCACGCTGGTCGACGCCAAGCACGGCCACCTGCAGCTCGACAAGCAGGAAGAAGCCCAGCGCCAGGTCGGCTTTGCCGACGCCATCTTCATCACCAAGTCGGACCTGGTCAGCGAAGCCGAAGTGGCCGACCTGCGCCACCGCCTGCTGCACATGAACCCGCGCGCGCCGATGCGCCAGGCCAACTTCGGCGAAACGCCGATCGACACGATCTTCGACCTGCGCGGCTTCAACCTGAACGCCAAGCTGGAGATCGACCCCGAGTTCCTCAGCGCCGATGGCCACGACCATGACCACGATCATGGCCATGACCACGACCACGAGCACGGCGAACACTGCGGCACGGACTGCGGCCATGACCACAGCCACGACCACCACAATCACCACCACCACACCGACCACATCGCGTCGTTCGTCTTCCGCAGCGACAAGCCGTTCCACTATGGCAAGCTCGAGGAATTCCTGTCCGGCATCCTGGCCGTCTACGGCGAAAAACTCTTGCGCTACAAGGGCGTACTATATATGGAGGGTGTGGACCGGAAAGTCGTGTTCCAGGGGGTCCACCAGTTGATGGGCAGCGATGTCGGCGCCAAGTGGGAGGAGGAGACTCCCGGCACCAAGATGGTGTTCATCGGCGTGGACCTGCCCCGGGATGCCATTCTCAAGGGCCTGGCCAACTGCCTGGCCTGA
- a CDS encoding MBL fold metallo-hydrolase, whose translation MRVFERGWLSANNILFIDGDDTALVDSGYVTHAPQTVALVESALQGRPLKRLINTHLHSDHCGGNAALQARWQPRTSIPAAEAAAVAAWDVDALTYQATGQQCDRFTFDAPLHDGDTLCLGGIDWQVVAAPGHDPHAVMLYAPQPRILIAGDALWENGFGVIFPELEGESGFAEQAAVLQRIAELDARVVIPGHGRPFTDVAAAVERARGRLAYLGADPQRNASHAVKVLVKFKLLESQRMHRDALLAWMEAAPLMVAIHQRFMAGQSMEGILSQTLRALAGVRALAVEGEVVVNLD comes from the coding sequence ATGCGCGTCTTCGAGCGCGGCTGGCTGTCGGCCAACAACATCCTGTTCATCGATGGCGACGATACCGCGCTCGTGGACAGCGGCTACGTCACGCACGCGCCGCAGACGGTAGCGCTGGTCGAATCGGCGTTGCAGGGGCGCCCGCTGAAGCGGCTCATCAACACCCATCTGCATTCCGATCATTGCGGCGGCAATGCCGCGCTGCAGGCGCGCTGGCAGCCGCGGACGTCGATTCCCGCCGCCGAAGCGGCTGCCGTCGCGGCATGGGATGTCGATGCGCTGACCTACCAGGCCACCGGCCAGCAATGCGACCGCTTCACGTTCGATGCGCCGCTGCATGATGGGGACACGCTGTGTCTCGGCGGCATCGACTGGCAGGTCGTGGCCGCGCCGGGGCACGATCCGCATGCCGTGATGCTGTACGCGCCGCAGCCGCGCATCCTGATTGCCGGCGATGCGTTATGGGAAAACGGGTTCGGGGTGATCTTTCCCGAGCTGGAGGGGGAGAGCGGCTTTGCCGAACAGGCCGCCGTGCTCCAACGCATCGCGGAACTCGATGCGCGCGTGGTCATTCCGGGCCATGGCCGTCCTTTCACCGACGTGGCCGCGGCCGTCGAACGCGCGCGCGGCCGGCTGGCTTATCTCGGCGCCGATCCCCAGCGCAATGCGAGCCATGCGGTCAAGGTGCTGGTGAAGTTCAAGCTGCTCGAGTCGCAGCGTATGCATCGCGATGCCTTGCTGGCCTGGATGGAGGCGGCGCCGCTGATGGTGGCCATTCACCAACGGTTCATGGCGGGGCAGTCGATGGAGGGGATTCTGTCGCAGACGCTGCGGGCGTTGGCGGGGGTGAGGGCTCTGGCGGTTGAAGGGGAGGTTGTCGTGAATCTCGATTGA